A part of Rhipicephalus microplus isolate Deutch F79 chromosome 8, USDA_Rmic, whole genome shotgun sequence genomic DNA contains:
- the LOC142768239 gene encoding membrane metallo-endopeptidase-like 1: protein MAPTMIESGHPVDTPGSGQSPERRRHQRYRRIATLLLSTLAVSILLMVFVFLLTRSRVSQSISEPCRSPSCRRFMDLLEASMDTTRDPCQDFYAFVCSRWKPEAGGRTFLEDAMLALQDEVIERATSAKVPARIQNRFEKAVALYHSCLVVGEMATGSFREFLDSVMGSPWPEVNKRVDPIGILLDLSFQWRCPVLFYIFYAHIPSSTGQLTFLDSSVGLDFTTLFAEYKSRQDHSRYICALHVELNKGSDHTNGDRDSVNHTKWCNDLARFQSEVLTELEPHSHESNETSYANVYQFAAQVTPSISGRHWIRIVASHARQGETILSSTPVKVDKPAYLKTLTKILENKPRKEVLTFIGLTIVQVVGRFASTGLAALIYNAASVVGRKYQRTYCYHLVDVALPAALGNEYLFEDQRIHKVKEVADVVVASSIAGIRDATWFTAQFRDELFEKIGRAPLVFEGILREANATSENFPVESTYFLDNAKNLPNDVWALFKQRYNAEVNQTSVKWTDHPSYKLSIKERPLRLVVPDVYMSKSVFPDDAYESITYGTLGSLIARQVVSAVYFKGQTDDSGAQQRDDLTDGRSGNNGTLECLVDEFERRQNVTAATQAENDKFALYEAWASLALVFNAYRSSPGLAKCSAGYKGYSPVQLLFITLCFIGEYKPGLIINIIAAGCCFPYSWPIPHSGCESWKKVKRRTENHLDSSVPVTVKTK from the exons ATGGCACCTACGATGATTGAGAGTGGACACCCAGTCGACACTCCAGGATCGG GACAATCGCCTGAGCGTCGCCGCCACCAGCGGTACAGAAGGATCGCCACGTTGCTGCTGTCGACACTTGCGGTGTCCATCCTTCTGATGGTGTTCGTCTTCTTGTTGACTCGGTCGCGGGTGTCGCAGAGCATCAGCGAACCCTGCAGATCCCCGTCGTGTCGACGCTTCATGGACCTGCTCGAGGCCTCCATGGACACCACTCGGGACCCGTGCCAAGACTTCTACGCCTTCGTATGTTCTCGCTGGAAGCCAG AGGCTGGAGGACGCACTTTCTTGGAAGACGCGATGCTTGCCTTACAAGACGAGGTCATAGAACGTGCCACCAGTGCAAAAGTTCCCGCGCGAATTCAGAACCGCTTTGAGAAGGCCGTTGCACTGTACCATAGCTGCCTTGTCGTTGGAGAGATGGCAACAGGTTCGTTCAGAGAATTCCTGGACTCGGTGATGGGATCACCATGGCCCGAAGTCAACAAGAGAGTCGATCCCATTGGAATTCTTCTCGACCTGTCCTTCCAGTGGCGATGTCCGGTGCTTTTCTACATATTCTACGCCCACATCCCCTCTTCCACCGGCCAGCTCACGTTCCTGGACTCTTCAGTGGGCTTGGACTTTACCACTCTCTTCGCCGAATACAAGTCACGGCAGGACCACAGTCGCTACATCTGCGCTCTGCACGTCGAGCTCAACAAAGGGTCAGATCACACAAATGGCGACAGGGACTCGGTGAACCACACTAAGTGGTGCAATGACCTGGCTCGCTTTCAAAGCGAAGTGCTCACCGAGCTTGAGCCACACTCTCACGAATCCAATGAGACATCGTATGCAAACGTCTACCAGTTCGCCGCCCAGGTGACTCCGAGTATCTCGGGAAGGCATTGGATACGAATCGTGGCCTCTCATGCTCGTCAAGGCGAAACCATCCTCAGTTCTACTCCGGTGAAAGTAGACAAGCCGGCTTACTTGAAAACTCTGACTAAGATTTTAGAAAATAAGCCGAGGAAGGAGGTTCTAACGTTTATCGGCCTCACGATCGTCCAGGTAGTCGGACGCTTCGCGAGTACCGGTCTGGCAGCCCTTATATACAATGCAGCATCGGTGGTGGGCCGTAAGTATCAGAGGACGTACTGCTATCACCTGGTGGACGTTGCCTTGCCTGCAGCTCTGGGCAATGAATATCTATTCGAGGATCAACGCATTCATAAGGTCAAAGAAGTCGCCGACGTGGTTGTTGCTTCCTCCATAGCGGGGATCCGAGACGCGACGTGGTTTACTGCGCAGTTCAGAGACGAGTTATTCGAAAAGATAGGCCGAGCGCCGCTGGTCTTCGAAGGTATTTTACGAGAAGCGAATGCTACAAGCGAGAACTTCCCAGTCGAGAGTACCTATTTTTTGGACAACGCGAAGAACCTGCCTAACGACGTGTGGGCGCTCTTCAAACAGCGATACAACGCCGAAGTGAACCAAACCAGCGTCAAATGGACAGATCATCCAAGCTATAAGTTAAGCATTAAGGAGAGGCCCCTGAGGCTGGTCGTGCCAGATGTGTACATGTCGAAATCAGTATTTCCGGATGACGCTTACGAAAGCATTACCTACGGGACCCTCGGCTCCCTTATAGCTCGACAGGTCGTGTCAGCTGTGTACTTCAAGGGTCAGACTGACGACAGCGGTGCTCAACAACGCGATGACCTGACCGACGGGCGAAGCGGAAATAACGGGACGTTAGAATGTCTCGTAGATGAGTTTGAGCGTCGCCAGAATGTGACGGCAGCGACGCAGGCGGAAAATGACAAGTTCGCGCTTTATGAAGCCTGGGCAAGCCTGGCACTAGTTTTCAATGCGTACCGGTCTAGTCCTGGACTAGCAAAGTGCAGCGCTGGTTACAAGGGGTATTCGCCCGTGCAGTTGCTCTTCATAACACTGTGCTTCATCGG